The genomic region AACTGTGAAACCACACGCTGGACAGGGAAGAAATGATTCAGGACAAACAAGTATGGAGGATGCCACCAAACAGCTTTAAACATAAACAAGTAATGGGTGTTAGAGTTGGcgtcatcttttaaaaatcatttattaaatcatAGCAAGACTTGTTAGGTGGAAAGAGGTTGGGTGTGGTTTGATCCACTTTACCTCATGAGCCGAACAAACGTAAGAAACACTTCTTGCTTACATATGCCCAAACCAAAGGTGAGAAAACCAGAATCATGCATCAACACTCctatctgttgtttttttctttcaagattttatttaggggaacctgggtggctcagtaggttaaacatctgcttttggctcaggtagtgcactatcccagggtcctgggcggAATttcacatcaggttccctgctcggcagggagtctgcttttccctctccctcttcccaactcatgctctccttctctctctctttcaaatgaataaatagaatatttgaaaaaaatgattttattttttaaacatgattttattttgttttatttttaagattttatttatttatttgacagacagagaaacaggcagagagagaggaggaagcaggctcccagctgagcagagagcctgatgcagggctccatcccaggaccctgggagcacgacctgagccgaagacagaggctttaacccactgagccacccaggcgcccctgaaaactgattttatttagATTCAAATTACTTAATATATAGTGTAGCATTagcttcaggggtagaatttaatgattcatcatttgcatataacaccctgaGCTCAtcaccagtgccctccttaatgcccatcacccatttaatctATCAGATCCCactcaccttccctccagcaaccgccagtttatttcctatagtaaagagtcttttatggtttgcctgcctccctgtttttatcttgttttatttttccttccaacaCTCATATCTTATAAGAAATTTCAATAGATAGAGATTGTGATGCAAAAGCACTTGGAATATATAGTGTTTCCAGGCAATGCTTAACTAAATTGGCAAATACTATCtcgtttatcttaacaataaccCAACATCACACATTATTACAGCTTAAACAGAGTAGAAAATGATAGCTGCAAAGATGGGTACTTTCTTGATGCCACAAATCAAGGATTTGGTGGAGCAACTgaattagaaatataataaaaaggggcatctgggtggctcagtgggttaagcctctgccttcagctcaggttatgatctcagggtcctgggattgagcccacattaggctctctgctcagcggagagcctgcttccccctacctctctgcctacttgtgatatctctctctctctgtcaaataaataaataaaatcttaccaaaaaaaaaaagaaatataaaaataagataaccCCTAAAGAAGGCAATTGTTTCcttttatacaaataattttttaaaagcttaaagcCTAGctatgaatattaaatgaaaagcGAACCAATATTTTTATGTCAGATTGAAGAAGTTTattagagaaatggagaaaaataatctgTATGAAAATCAAAAAGCAGGATCCATGACAACATCACCCAGATGAGACACCTGACAGGAGCTCACAGGATAATTTTCACATTCTTGTATTTTTCACGAGTTATAacgaggaaaggaaggaaaatatagtTCAGACGAAGAAAGCACCAGAGTTCAAGTCTTCAGAAAAAGTCATGTCTAACAACAGTGATACAGGATAATCAGCCCCCAACCATGAGGCTCAGAAAGTGTCAGAACTGGTGAATCCCATGTCCAGGTGTGGAAGGTGAGAGTCTCCCACGGCGACCTCAGTTAGTAGCAGCCAAAGCCAGAGCTGCATCCAGAGCCACATCCGTAGCCACAGAGGGAGCGGGAGCCATAGCCGTAGCCACAGCCAGAGCCACAGCCATAGCCACAGCCACAGAGGGAGCGGGACCCATAGCCGTAGCCACAGCCAGAGCCACAGCCATAGCCACAGCCACAGAGGGAGCGGGACCCATAGCCGTAGCCACAGCCAGAGCCACAGCCATAGCCACAGCCCAGTCTGCGGAAGCCACAGCCATAGCTGGAGCCATAGCCACAGCCCAAGCCTCCGTAGCCATAGCCTCCATAGCCACAGCCTCCATAGCCACAGCCTCCGTAGCCATAGCCTCCGTAGCCACAGCCTCCATAGCCACAGCGTCCGTAGCCACAGCCTCCATAGTAGCTGCCACACATTGTGTTGGTTGTTGAGGTTGTTGTTGGGTAGATGAAGAGAGGAGAAGTGTTACTTCACTGTGGTATGGACATTTCTCTCTGCAGAGATCTTTTATATGCTCCCAGAGTGGGTGTCACCATAACATGTGTCATGTCATTGGCTAATTTCACAATTAATTGCATTAGTTTGTTGTTCCTCAACCATAAGATAAAGCTTCAGAGGTATTAAGGTGATTTACTTTGTTTGGACTTTTTATCCAGTTTAGGGTTTGAATGAGGGGATATACTCATACACTCTACACAGTCCTGCCCCAAATTAGACCTTCATTTTAACTACCTATAATCATccttatttcaaaaaagaattcatttgtgAGGGTCTTGGTCcccaaataataatattattgcATAGCATTTCACAAAGAATAACATTTCTTTCTATTCGtgagtttttcttctctcttgatccaaataattaatttcttcaaggaattaattcctttttctctattgaAAGCATAATGTATCTTTCATGCTCATGATGTTGATAATAATTTAACTCACTAAAATCAAGGGAAACAGGCCTAAACAAAGTATCTTCTACTTTCCTGTTTATACGAATGAGTTTTATTCTCACTTATGTCCAACTTCTACTGAAGGACAAGCGAATACAAGTTATTCTGTGgaatccatttttatatttttttgtcctAATTGTATATGCAGTGATTAGTCAATATTCGAAGTAACTACCTAATGAGCTTATCATCACATATTTTTGTTAACAATAAGAGAACTATTTTATTTCCCTAAACGTCAAATCTGTATGCTTTGTGACCCGACAAGCTCTCTTGCATAACCCTTGAATTACTCCAATCAGTGTGATAGCTCACCCAACAGGATAGCCCAAGAAAAGCAGGAGTAGTTTTATGTTACAGTTTAAAAATAGACTTCTGTGTCTTTAAGAAAATGCATGTGGGAAGACAGCATTATCTATACAGCCACACAGATTTCTGATATTTAATTACAGTTCTCAGGCAAgatatctttttatgtatttcttcaaGTAACCTTAGCAGGGTTTATAGAATGGAATTGATGCTGGTTTATATCCCAGGGAAGATGGGTTAAGAAGTTAGACACCCTCTGCATTTTAATCTACTCTCTCTGGAGATGTTCAGAATAAGGACACAGGTTTTTCAAACAATGCAATTCATCTTACATGGTAACTATTTCAAATAAGTCAAAAGAAAATAGCATcttaatgaaacagaagagaatttCATTTAATGGTTCCATCAACACATTCTCCTACTCAGTGGTCATATGTCTTTGAATGTGCTTTCCATGTGTGTTTCATGGTAGATGTGTTTTGTAAAGTACCACACTATTGCAAAAATTTAGTCACTACCTGTTGGATCGAGATATTAAAGAGAGAGGACATCCTCACCATGATTTGACGTCATGTTCAAATTTTCCATACAGAAAAATCACAATAGACTCAATTCTCACAGTTCAGAGCCTAGTAAACAAGAAGTTTTTAGCCAACA from Mustela erminea isolate mMusErm1 chromosome 1, mMusErm1.Pri, whole genome shotgun sequence harbors:
- the LOC116592380 gene encoding keratin-associated protein 6-2-like yields the protein MAIPQATIVVAIEAHGNTSPLFIYPTTTSTTNTMCGSYYGGCGYGRCGYGGCGYGGYGYGGCGYGGCGYGGYGYGGLGCGYGSSYGCGFRRLGCGYGCGSGCGYGYGSRSLCGCGYGCGSGCGYGYGSRSLCGCGYGCGSGCGYGYGSRSLCGYGCGSGCSSGFGCY